The proteins below are encoded in one region of Brachyspira intermedia PWS/A:
- the alr gene encoding alanine racemase, with the protein MANYTIAEIDLSILKKNMQIIKSIIKDVKLLNIVKANAYGHGLIEISKASERFGADALGVANVEEGIKIREAGIKLPILVLFQHFKDESDLVCKYNLSPIISNDECLESYDNFLKKNGGNLNLYIKVDTGLNRMGAKPEEVVSLAKKILSYDTLNIEGINTHYAASDMQDDYSVSFTNKQIEVFNNVLNDLNKNGIEIKNAHTSNSAAIISYKNTYFDMVRAGIILYGYNDEFLGIKPILNLKSHVVLVRNIKKGESISYGMTWTAEKDTKVAVIPIGYADGVPRKLSNNWEVKINGKYYPLRGRVCMDSIIAEIGNDNIKIGDEVLIFGNDERINADTLAERIGSISHEVLVNIGERVKRVYIE; encoded by the coding sequence ATGGCAAATTATACTATAGCAGAAATTGATTTATCTATTTTGAAAAAAAATATGCAGATTATAAAGTCTATTATAAAAGATGTAAAACTTCTTAATATTGTTAAGGCTAATGCTTACGGACATGGTTTGATAGAGATATCGAAGGCATCAGAAAGATTTGGGGCGGATGCTTTGGGTGTTGCCAATGTTGAAGAGGGTATAAAAATAAGAGAGGCAGGAATTAAACTTCCTATATTAGTTTTATTTCAGCATTTTAAAGATGAATCAGATTTGGTATGCAAATATAATCTAAGTCCTATTATCAGCAATGATGAATGCTTAGAATCTTATGATAATTTTTTGAAAAAGAACGGCGGTAATTTGAACCTTTATATAAAAGTTGATACAGGATTAAACAGAATGGGTGCTAAGCCTGAAGAAGTAGTTTCCTTGGCAAAAAAGATATTATCTTATGATACTTTGAATATAGAAGGTATCAATACTCATTATGCTGCTTCAGATATGCAAGATGATTATTCTGTGAGCTTTACTAATAAACAGATTGAAGTTTTTAATAATGTATTGAATGATTTGAATAAAAATGGAATAGAAATAAAAAATGCTCATACTTCCAATTCTGCAGCTATAATTTCATATAAGAACACTTATTTTGATATGGTACGTGCTGGAATTATACTTTACGGCTATAATGATGAATTTTTAGGTATTAAGCCTATACTCAATTTAAAATCTCATGTTGTTTTAGTAAGAAATATAAAGAAAGGTGAAAGTATTTCTTATGGAATGACATGGACTGCAGAGAAAGATACTAAAGTTGCCGTTATACCTATAGGATATGCTGACGGAGTACCAAGAAAATTATCCAATAATTGGGAAGTTAAAATTAATGGAAAATATTATCCTTTACGCGGAAGAGTGTGCATGGATTCTATCATTGCCGAAATAGGAAATGATAATATAAAAATTGGCGATGAAGTTTTGATATTCGGAAATGATGAAAGAATTAATGCTGATACTTTAGCC
- a CDS encoding methyl-accepting chemotaxis protein, with protein sequence MASEKIKLHVIRRLRILTIPIYLLVDIVIWNIALFFIYKEIPPIYGLKIVFSAISFIFFFKYLKMWRLNSEIKLASRVILVFFIISLVGSIIEIIGYSLITKAFLHTTALAIFNATINAALLSCVFMLLFKLLSKNFELDENIVTFYIPLIAKLGLIVYLFFSTIILAFLLNHVSIEEDVYLKNYSNLVLNEMLTISDNMKKFDDNIKLDMMSYSEAVLNIYSNKNVISRDDIQTHFVNRLAYINDTLENKYDSVSVNINQEYLDTDLPYSVTISKDSATDRYTSRVSDALTIHNFLENDIQNNFVTLGIDVYDRNNIYVSAYTPLRLFGRDIGYLISETGIGNVNSIIKKNDLLSQWSYIYYVAVKRDIILGSDSRYIAESASEVLSSSPDLVKNIENFEKSFGANKTFEIFYPINIAGKKSIAIVSYIEELKVIGLYYKDVSTIIKDSDINIQIFNFIFIFISIFILFFVIYLVILKILLSSISRANQSTKMLLGGNGDLRKRISSKNNDEIGVLIYNFNLFLSSLDNLIGDLKIESYKVFEEIKVIEKIIDENTNRINDQSSSITESVASVNNIITSIQNVTNSTDQQRHAFSSASIAVEELLQTIYKINDNMERQSSAVEQTSASIEEMISNITSVARSVNKADSFSKKLLVDAHDGGDTVDEVIEAVRGIEESSDQIKEIVNVIQGIAEQTNLLAMNAAIEAAHAGEQGRGFSVVADEIRSLAEHTADNTKSITNIIKAITKRIEETVELASNSGKSLDNILDMSENTARVVSEINTANSELEVGGRDILETIRHLNNITTGVKDSVKEQMNSGDVVDSQITLLDQITREVSDIIEANSSGAKEVMHAMSFLNELSVKTVEGNKEFYTATSKLNEIFVKFNELMGKFVTNADNLEEAKNERVAKKNPENYTVDERMDMELRSLEEEFKRDNDEFKKDDDVLEMLKEDFKNPEMFSM encoded by the coding sequence ATGGCTTCAGAAAAGATAAAACTACATGTTATTAGAAGGCTAAGAATTTTAACTATTCCAATATATTTATTAGTGGATATCGTTATTTGGAATATAGCTTTATTTTTTATATATAAAGAAATCCCGCCAATTTATGGACTAAAAATAGTCTTTTCTGCAATCTCTTTTATATTCTTCTTTAAGTATTTAAAAATGTGGAGGTTAAATTCTGAGATAAAATTAGCCAGCAGAGTGATATTGGTGTTTTTTATAATTTCCTTAGTAGGAAGTATTATAGAAATAATAGGATACTCTCTTATAACTAAAGCATTTTTACATACTACGGCATTGGCTATATTCAATGCTACCATAAATGCCGCTTTATTATCATGCGTATTTATGCTATTATTTAAATTATTATCTAAGAATTTTGAATTAGATGAAAATATAGTAACTTTTTATATACCTCTTATAGCTAAATTGGGACTTATAGTATATTTGTTCTTCTCAACTATAATATTAGCTTTTCTTTTGAATCATGTATCTATAGAAGAAGATGTTTATTTAAAAAATTACAGCAATTTAGTATTAAATGAAATGCTTACTATATCTGATAATATGAAAAAATTTGATGATAATATAAAATTAGATATGATGTCCTATTCAGAAGCAGTACTTAATATTTATTCTAATAAGAATGTAATTTCAAGAGATGATATACAAACTCATTTTGTTAATAGATTGGCATATATAAATGATACTTTAGAAAATAAATATGATTCAGTTTCAGTTAATATAAATCAGGAATATTTAGATACAGATCTTCCTTATTCTGTAACAATATCAAAAGATTCTGCTACAGACAGATATACAAGTAGAGTATCAGATGCTTTAACTATTCATAATTTTTTAGAAAATGACATACAAAATAACTTTGTAACCTTAGGCATAGATGTTTATGATAGAAATAATATATATGTATCTGCTTATACTCCTTTAAGGTTATTTGGAAGAGACATTGGATATCTTATATCTGAAACAGGTATAGGAAATGTTAATAGTATAATAAAAAAGAATGATCTTCTATCTCAATGGTCTTATATTTATTATGTTGCTGTAAAAAGAGATATAATACTTGGCTCTGACAGCAGATATATAGCTGAAAGTGCTTCAGAGGTATTATCATCATCTCCAGATCTTGTTAAAAATATAGAAAATTTTGAGAAATCATTTGGAGCTAATAAAACATTTGAAATATTTTATCCTATTAATATAGCAGGAAAAAAATCTATTGCTATAGTTTCATATATAGAGGAATTAAAAGTTATAGGCTTATATTATAAAGATGTAAGTACAATAATAAAAGATTCTGATATAAATATACAAATATTTAATTTTATATTTATATTTATATCTATATTTATTTTGTTCTTTGTTATTTATTTAGTTATATTAAAAATACTTTTATCTTCTATAAGCAGAGCTAATCAATCTACAAAAATGCTTTTAGGTGGAAATGGAGATTTAAGAAAAAGAATATCCTCAAAGAACAATGATGAAATAGGTGTTTTAATTTATAATTTTAACTTATTCTTATCTAGTTTGGATAATCTTATAGGAGACTTAAAAATAGAAAGTTATAAGGTATTTGAGGAGATAAAAGTAATAGAAAAAATTATCGATGAAAATACCAACAGAATAAATGATCAAAGCTCAAGTATCACTGAAAGTGTAGCTAGTGTTAATAATATTATTACTTCTATACAGAATGTTACTAATTCTACAGATCAGCAAAGACATGCCTTTTCATCAGCTTCTATTGCTGTAGAAGAGCTTTTACAGACAATCTATAAAATTAATGATAATATGGAACGTCAGTCATCAGCTGTGGAACAAACATCAGCTTCTATTGAGGAGATGATATCTAATATTACATCAGTGGCAAGAAGCGTTAATAAAGCAGACAGTTTCTCTAAAAAACTTCTTGTTGATGCTCATGACGGCGGTGATACGGTAGACGAAGTTATTGAGGCGGTTAGAGGTATTGAGGAAAGCTCTGACCAGATTAAAGAGATAGTTAACGTTATTCAAGGTATTGCTGAACAGACTAACCTTTTGGCTATGAACGCAGCTATCGAGGCTGCACATGCTGGAGAACAAGGAAGAGGTTTCTCTGTAGTTGCTGACGAGATTAGATCTTTGGCTGAGCACACAGCTGATAACACTAAATCTATTACTAACATCATTAAAGCTATTACTAAGAGAATAGAAGAAACAGTGGAGCTTGCAAGTAATAGTGGTAAATCTCTTGATAACATACTTGATATGTCAGAAAATACCGCAAGAGTTGTTTCTGAGATAAATACTGCAAACAGTGAGTTAGAGGTTGGCGGTAGAGATATACTTGAAACAATTAGACACTTGAATAATATTACAACAGGGGTTAAAGATAGCGTAAAAGAACAGATGAACAGCGGTGATGTGGTAGACAGCCAAATTACTTTGCTTGACCAGATTACTAGAGAAGTTTCTGATATAATTGAAGCTAATAGTTCCGGTGCTAAAGAAGTTATGCATGCTATGAGCTTTTTGAATGAGCTTTCTGTAAAAACTGTTGAGGGTAATAAAGAATTCTACACAGCCACAAGTAAATTAAATGAAATATTTGTGAAATTTAATGAGCTTATGGGTAAGTTTGTTACTAATGCAGACAATTTAGAAGAAGCTAAAAATGAAAGAGTTGCTAAAAAGAATCCTGAAAATTATACTGTTGATGAAAGAATGGATATGGAGCTTAGAAGTCTTGAAGAAGAATTCAAGAGGGATAATGATGAATTCAAAAAAGATGATGATGTATTAGAGATGCTTAAAGAGGATTTCAAAAATCCTGAAATGTTTAGTATGTAA
- the flgF gene encoding flagellar basal-body rod protein FlgF — MVRGVYTGASGMMAEQARLDVVANNLANVDKPGFKRDTVSFKAFPEMMAARTEDDGVVIFPLGSTDVRPYVGRMGTGVEVNEVFTEWEQGSLRETGNQLDIALGDKGFFAIETPNGERYTRNGSFLIDKDHYLVTKHGYKVMGENGYIQIKTNNFNIDEEGRVSINRRYQDGNTFVQFNDNEWEDEEILDTLKIVRFDNERYLKKEGESFWVDTDISGPAYIAQKGVDRPKVLSRFLEMSNVNPINEMVRMIEVQRAYELNSKTIATHDTLVGRVINEVGRV; from the coding sequence ATGGTAAGAGGAGTTTATACAGGTGCTAGCGGAATGATGGCTGAACAGGCTAGACTAGATGTTGTAGCTAACAATTTGGCTAATGTAGATAAACCTGGATTTAAAAGAGATACAGTAAGCTTTAAGGCTTTTCCAGAAATGATGGCTGCAAGAACAGAAGATGACGGAGTAGTAATATTTCCGCTTGGTTCTACAGATGTAAGACCTTATGTAGGAAGAATGGGAACAGGTGTTGAAGTTAATGAAGTTTTCACAGAATGGGAGCAGGGTTCTTTGAGAGAAACAGGCAATCAGCTTGATATAGCTTTGGGCGATAAAGGATTCTTTGCTATAGAAACTCCTAATGGTGAAAGATATACAAGAAACGGAAGTTTTTTAATAGATAAAGATCATTATCTTGTAACTAAACATGGCTATAAAGTTATGGGCGAGAATGGTTATATTCAGATAAAAACTAATAACTTCAATATAGACGAAGAAGGCAGAGTAAGTATAAATAGAAGATATCAAGACGGCAATACATTTGTACAGTTTAATGATAATGAATGGGAAGATGAAGAGATACTTGATACATTAAAAATAGTAAGATTTGATAATGAAAGATATTTGAAAAAAGAAGGTGAATCTTTCTGGGTAGATACAGATATCAGCGGTCCTGCTTATATAGCCCAAAAAGGTGTAGATAGACCTAAAGTATTATCAAGATTTTTAGAAATGAGCAATGTAAACCCTATAAATGAAATGGTTAGAATGATTGAAGTTCAGCGTGCTTATGAATTAAATTCCAAAACTATAGCTACTCATGATACATTGGTTGGCAGAGTAATTAATGAAGTAGGAAGAGTATAA
- the murA gene encoding UDP-N-acetylglucosamine 1-carboxyvinyltransferase — MYKYMIEGSNNIGGVLKVSGSKNASLPLLVASILTDEPVILHNVPDLVDVHVLINILEPLGKKVDFKNNTTVIISHNGKSEEAPYKLVKKMRGSIIVLGPLLAKRKHCRVSYPGGCAFGPRPIDLHLKGMEALGAKIDITAGYIDARVEGDLIGADMDLSGKFGPTVLGTDNVMMAATLAKGTTIIRNAAKEPECTNLVDLLSAMGAKITGGGTDILTIEGVEALHGAEFTVIPDRIETGTFLAIAAAGRGKLKLENAEPKHLTYVLDLLSDIGCDIKTTETTIEIDARNKELKPFKVETLPYPGFPTDLQAIYTTLACTIKGKSELIEGIYPDRFSHVPELVRMGADIELNTSDIVVNGGKELSGADVQASDLRAGAALVAAGAIAKGTTNVHRIYHIERGYENLEEKLKTINIETKKKKMIFYNYIIKN, encoded by the coding sequence ATGTATAAATATATGATAGAAGGTTCAAACAATATTGGGGGAGTATTAAAGGTATCAGGATCAAAAAATGCATCATTGCCTTTGCTTGTTGCATCTATTTTAACAGATGAGCCTGTTATACTTCATAATGTTCCAGATTTGGTAGACGTGCATGTTCTTATAAATATATTAGAGCCTTTAGGGAAAAAAGTAGATTTTAAAAATAATACCACTGTAATAATATCTCATAACGGAAAAAGCGAGGAAGCTCCTTATAAATTAGTTAAAAAGATGAGAGGCTCTATAATAGTATTAGGGCCATTACTAGCTAAAAGAAAGCATTGCAGAGTATCATATCCGGGCGGATGTGCTTTCGGTCCAAGACCAATAGATTTGCATTTGAAAGGAATGGAAGCATTAGGAGCTAAAATAGATATTACAGCAGGATATATAGATGCTAGAGTTGAAGGCGATTTAATAGGTGCTGATATGGACTTGTCAGGCAAATTCGGTCCTACAGTATTAGGTACTGATAATGTTATGATGGCGGCTACTTTGGCTAAAGGTACTACTATCATAAGAAATGCTGCAAAAGAACCGGAATGTACTAATTTGGTTGATTTGCTTAGTGCTATGGGAGCAAAAATCACAGGCGGCGGTACTGATATTCTAACTATAGAGGGTGTTGAAGCTCTTCATGGTGCAGAGTTTACTGTTATTCCTGATAGAATAGAAACAGGTACTTTCCTAGCAATAGCTGCTGCCGGAAGAGGTAAGTTGAAGCTTGAAAATGCAGAGCCTAAACATTTAACTTATGTATTAGATTTGCTTTCAGATATAGGTTGTGATATAAAAACTACAGAAACTACTATAGAAATAGATGCAAGAAATAAAGAATTAAAGCCTTTTAAAGTAGAAACATTGCCTTATCCCGGTTTTCCTACAGACTTGCAGGCTATTTATACAACATTGGCATGCACTATAAAAGGTAAGAGCGAGCTTATAGAGGGCATTTATCCTGATAGATTTAGTCATGTACCGGAACTTGTTCGTATGGGCGCTGATATAGAGTTGAATACTTCAGATATAGTTGTAAACGGCGGTAAAGAGTTATCAGGTGCCGATGTTCAAGCTAGCGATTTGCGTGCGGGTGCTGCTTTGGTTGCTGCCGGAGCTATAGCTAAAGGTACAACTAATGTTCATAGAATCTATCATATAGAAAGAGGATATGAAAATTTAGAAGAAAAATTAAAAACTATTAATATAGAAACAAAAAAGAAAAAGATGATATTTTATAATTATATTATTAAGAATTAA
- a CDS encoding tetratricopeptide repeat protein: MSVVKDNDSSMDSKYYFDNANIFCLEGKYEEAIVYYNKAIELDPNYSAAYYNRGSVKADLGEYEEAIKDYDMAIELDHNYTYAYNNRGLAKDYLGEYEEAIKDYDKAIELDSDYSDAYNNRGIVKNVLGKYEDSIKDFNKVIELNPNDSDAYYNRGTVKDVLGKYGEAIKDYDKAIELNPNNGAFYNNRGVSKENLEEYNEALKDYKKALELDPNYDIARENIKEIQDKYGLK, translated from the coding sequence ATGTCAGTTGTTAAGGATAATGATTCTAGTATGGATTCAAAATATTATTTTGATAATGCAAATATTTTTTGTCTTGAAGGAAAATATGAAGAAGCCATAGTATATTATAATAAGGCCATAGAGTTAGACCCTAATTATAGTGCTGCTTATTATAACAGAGGAAGTGTTAAAGCTGATTTAGGTGAATATGAAGAAGCTATTAAAGATTATGATATGGCTATAGAGTTAGACCATAATTATACTTATGCTTATAATAACAGAGGGCTTGCTAAAGATTATTTAGGTGAATATGAAGAAGCTATTAAAGACTATGATAAAGCTATAGAGTTAGACTCTGATTACAGTGATGCTTATAATAACAGAGGAATTGTTAAAAATGTTTTAGGTAAATATGAAGACTCTATTAAAGATTTTAATAAAGTAATAGAATTAAACCCTAATGATAGTGATGCTTATTATAATAGAGGGACTGTTAAAGATGTTTTAGGTAAATATGGAGAAGCTATTAAAGACTATGATAAGGCTATAGAGTTAAATCCTAATAATGGAGCTTTTTATAATAACAGAGGAGTATCTAAAGAAAATTTAGAGGAGTACAATGAAGCTTTAAAAGATTATAAAAAGGCTTTGGAATTAGACCCTAACTATGATATTGCTAGAGAAAATATAAAAGAGATTCAAGATAAATATGGCTTGAAATAA
- the der gene encoding ribosome biogenesis GTPase Der, with translation MINIAILGRPNVGKSTLFNRFAGRRKSIVDPMAGVTRDISIAKTYIDDIAFNVFDTGGLLDVSDDTLNEKVREKALKTALEDSDILLFLVDAHQSHPDDRHFINIIRKSGKPIILVINKVDADSHNNLVSEFYSLGIKDVSIISAEHNNGIDDLREKILEVLERNGFDLEAEREISKNNDSNNDEYNNTIEIENIDEDFEEEYYDDDLDEEDDEENYNNKKEKSKQYRLDEYIAQKKTINIAIVGKPNAGKSTLLNTLIGKDRSIVSNIAGTTRDAIDETFNFKDDDICLVDTAGIRKKKNVNTDVEYYSVNRAIKAIEASDVCILMLDVFEGLTDQDKTIANLIIERRKGIVIAANKWDIREKGTTWNDYEAYMKDAFPVLNYAFYARVCANRKNDAEKLLSLAVRVAKTRMQRFETHALTETMVRATREYSISAGGNPFKIFYVVQTGVNPPAFAVFCNHPHKLNSHYKRYLENRFREMFDFRGTPIILNFRKRGKNLEVKNMIVKIIVSILVSYIIGAIPFSFIIGKINGHDVRKEGSCNPGASNVLRVCGKKAGIAAYICDIGKGMIAVLVPSFILSSIISTHSYILVACAVASILGHVFSIFLGFKGGKGVATSAGSMFMLAPVSLILTMVFFFIGLFASRKTVAIGSTCGAIAFPIVLSFLYFKANFLYRIFFNINYIVLLPIAILLAIFIMIKHIPNYKRMLKGEENSFSKK, from the coding sequence ATGATAAATATCGCTATACTTGGAAGACCGAATGTTGGTAAATCTACACTATTTAACAGATTTGCAGGAAGAAGAAAATCTATAGTTGACCCTATGGCAGGAGTCACTAGGGATATAAGTATAGCTAAAACATATATTGATGATATTGCATTCAATGTTTTTGATACAGGCGGACTGCTTGATGTAAGCGATGACACTTTAAATGAAAAGGTAAGAGAAAAAGCATTAAAAACTGCATTAGAAGATTCGGATATACTTTTATTTTTAGTAGATGCACATCAAAGCCACCCAGATGACAGACATTTCATTAATATAATAAGAAAATCCGGAAAACCTATAATACTTGTTATAAATAAAGTAGATGCTGATTCTCATAATAATTTGGTAAGTGAATTCTATTCATTAGGTATAAAAGATGTATCTATAATAAGTGCCGAGCATAATAACGGCATTGATGATTTAAGAGAAAAAATATTAGAAGTTCTTGAAAGAAACGGATTTGATTTAGAAGCAGAAAGAGAAATATCTAAAAATAATGATTCTAATAATGATGAATATAATAATACAATAGAAATTGAAAATATTGATGAAGATTTTGAAGAAGAATATTATGATGATGATTTAGACGAAGAAGATGATGAAGAAAATTATAATAATAAAAAAGAAAAATCAAAACAATATAGACTCGATGAATATATAGCACAAAAGAAAACAATCAATATAGCAATAGTTGGAAAGCCAAATGCAGGAAAATCCACTTTATTAAACACATTAATAGGAAAAGACAGAAGTATTGTTTCAAATATTGCAGGCACTACAAGAGATGCTATAGATGAAACATTCAATTTCAAAGATGATGATATTTGTCTTGTAGATACTGCCGGAATAAGAAAGAAAAAAAATGTTAATACTGATGTTGAATACTATAGTGTAAACAGAGCAATAAAAGCCATAGAAGCATCTGATGTTTGTATATTAATGCTTGATGTTTTTGAAGGGCTTACAGATCAGGATAAAACTATTGCCAATCTTATAATAGAAAGAAGAAAAGGAATAGTAATAGCAGCAAATAAATGGGATATAAGAGAGAAAGGAACTACTTGGAATGATTATGAAGCATATATGAAAGACGCTTTTCCTGTTCTTAATTATGCTTTTTATGCAAGAGTTTGTGCCAATAGAAAAAACGATGCTGAAAAACTTTTATCTTTGGCAGTAAGAGTAGCAAAAACAAGAATGCAGAGATTTGAAACTCATGCACTCACAGAAACTATGGTGAGAGCTACTAGAGAATATTCAATATCTGCAGGAGGAAATCCTTTCAAAATTTTCTATGTAGTTCAAACAGGAGTAAATCCTCCGGCTTTTGCTGTATTTTGCAATCATCCTCATAAATTAAATTCGCATTATAAAAGATATTTAGAAAATAGATTCAGAGAGATGTTCGACTTTAGGGGAACACCTATTATCCTCAATTTCAGAAAAAGAGGTAAAAATTTGGAGGTTAAAAATATGATAGTTAAAATTATAGTAAGCATACTCGTTTCATATATAATCGGAGCAATACCATTTTCATTCATAATAGGAAAAATAAATGGACATGATGTAAGAAAAGAAGGAAGCTGCAATCCGGGTGCCAGTAACGTACTTCGCGTATGCGGTAAAAAAGCTGGAATCGCTGCTTATATTTGTGATATAGGTAAGGGAATGATTGCCGTTTTAGTACCGTCTTTTATATTATCAAGCATCATTTCAACTCATAGCTATATATTAGTAGCTTGTGCTGTTGCTTCTATACTTGGGCATGTATTTTCTATATTCTTAGGTTTCAAAGGCGGTAAAGGTGTTGCAACTAGTGCAGGTTCTATGTTTATGCTTGCACCTGTAAGCTTGATTCTTACTATGGTATTTTTCTTTATAGGTTTATTTGCTTCAAGAAAAACTGTTGCTATAGGTTCTACTTGCGGAGCTATTGCTTTTCCTATAGTTTTAAGTTTTTTATATTTTAAAGCTAATTTTTTATACAGAATATTTTTTAATATCAATTATATAGTTCTTCTTCCTATAGCTATACTTCTTGCAATATTCATAATGATAAAGCATATACCAAATTATAAAAGAATGCTTAAGGGCGAAGAAAATAGTTTTTCAAAAAAATAA
- a CDS encoding VWA domain-containing protein — MDNNVDNKNINRWRLILGSFAEDNLKLDGEYAEMDQSLGFLYDREYSKEAGYADFENNDKQRGGKGASVLTVPTWVAKVKKLFPKKTVEIMQTHALEKYNLTEMITDENILKEMEPNMELLKNILTFKDMMNGNVKKLAYDIVRKVVNEIKNKMESDIKKVFYGKKLPNSTTQNKIFKNLDVKKTIRNNLKNYNIEDKTIFVDKLYFNQNIKKYNPWHIIILIDESGSMLDSVIYSAIMASIFSNLPYLSIKLIIFDTSIVDLSDSVKDPIDVLFKVQLGGGTDIVMALEYAKKITTIPDKTIVLLISDLYDNKDYKYMYKSARDIIEARSKLFVLPALDYNADASYDKEAAKQLSKIGAKVAAITPNELSKWISSVIS, encoded by the coding sequence ATGGATAATAATGTAGATAATAAAAATATAAATAGATGGCGTTTAATACTCGGAAGTTTCGCTGAAGATAATTTAAAGCTTGATGGAGAGTATGCTGAAATGGATCAATCATTAGGTTTTTTATATGATAGAGAATACAGCAAAGAAGCCGGATACGCTGATTTTGAAAATAATGATAAACAGAGAGGCGGAAAGGGGGCAAGTGTTTTAACTGTTCCTACTTGGGTTGCGAAGGTAAAAAAGTTATTTCCAAAAAAAACAGTTGAAATCATGCAAACTCATGCATTAGAAAAATATAATCTTACTGAAATGATTACTGATGAGAATATTTTAAAAGAGATGGAGCCTAATATGGAGCTTTTAAAAAATATTCTCACATTTAAAGATATGATGAATGGTAATGTGAAAAAGCTTGCCTATGATATAGTAAGAAAAGTTGTCAATGAAATAAAAAATAAAATGGAAAGCGATATAAAAAAAGTTTTCTATGGAAAAAAACTTCCGAACTCTACTACTCAAAATAAAATATTTAAAAATCTTGATGTTAAAAAAACAATAAGAAATAATTTAAAAAACTATAACATAGAAGATAAAACTATTTTTGTAGATAAATTATATTTCAATCAAAACATAAAAAAATATAATCCATGGCATATAATAATATTAATAGATGAAAGCGGTTCTATGCTTGACTCAGTTATATATTCTGCAATAATGGCTTCTATATTTTCAAACCTTCCATATTTATCAATAAAACTTATAATATTTGATACTTCTATAGTTGATTTAAGCGACAGTGTAAAAGACCCTATTGATGTATTATTCAAAGTACAGTTGGGAGGAGGTACTGATATTGTAATGGCTTTGGAATATGCCAAAAAGATTACAACTATACCTGATAAAACTATAGTTCTTCTTATAAGTGATTTATATGATAATAAAGATTACAAATATATGTATAAAAGTGCAAGAGATATAATAGAGGCAAGGTCTAAACTTTTTGTACTTCCTGCTTTGGACTATAATGCTGATGCAAGTTATGATAAAGAGGCAGCAAAACAGTTGTCAAAGATTGGTGCTAAAGTTGCGGCCATTACACCTAATGAACTTTCTAAATGGATAAGCAGTGTAATATCTTGA